A genomic segment from Geitlerinema sp. PCC 7407 encodes:
- the topA gene encoding type I DNA topoisomerase, translating to MSTLVIVESPTKARTIRNYLPQGYRVEASMGHVRDLPQSASEIPGEIKGERWAQLGVNVDGDFEPIYVVPKDKKKVVKELKDALKGVDELILATDEDREGESISWHLLQILNPKVPIKRMVFHEITEDAIRAALKNCRTVNDQLVRAQETRRILDRLVGYTLSPLLWKKIAWGLSAGRVQSVAVRLLVRRERQRRAFRKGAYWDLKATLAKAKNAFEAKLVSLGGTRLATGSDFDPDTGQILAGREVVLLNETEAIALRERLQDKPWTVASIDERPSTRKPSPPFTTSTLQQEANRKLRLSAQETMRTAQSLYEQGYITYMRTDSVHLSQQAIAAARDCVEHKYGPEYLSPEPRQYATKSKGAQEAHEAIRPAGSRFRTPQETGLSGRELSLYDLIWKRTVATQMAEARQTHITVNIEVEDAVFRASGKRIDFPGFFRAYVEGSDDPDAAIEDQEVILPNLKKGDQPTCKALEAIAHETQPPARYTEASLVKTLESEGIGRPSTYASIISTIIDRGYAQLVSNALVPTFTAFAVTSLLEKSFPDLVDTSFTARMERTLDEISMGDVEWLPYLRQFYCGDSGLENQVKTREDQIDPNEARTVELDNITDAKIRIGRFGPYIEAENGDGMVKASIPKDLTPADLDREQIEVLLRQKTEGPDKVGLHPETGEPIYLLIGSYGPYVQLGDATEEQPKPKRASLPKGVSPEQVTLEMAVGLLSLPRTLGTHPETGARIQAGLGRFGPYVVHDQGKEGKDYRSLKAGDDVLSVTLERAIELLAEPKRGRGSRSSRSKAPLRELGAHPEDGEAINVYEGPYGHYIKHGKTNAGIPEGETVESITLEKALELLAAKEGTKKKGTRKSSSTKTAGQKTTKTAAKKESSKTGTKTSTRSSTKSTRKKSSSTS from the coding sequence ATGTCAACTCTGGTCATTGTCGAATCTCCCACCAAGGCGCGTACCATTCGGAACTACTTACCCCAGGGCTACCGGGTTGAGGCATCCATGGGGCACGTACGCGACCTGCCACAGTCCGCAAGCGAAATTCCAGGCGAGATCAAGGGAGAGCGATGGGCCCAGCTGGGGGTCAATGTAGACGGCGACTTTGAGCCGATCTATGTGGTGCCCAAGGACAAAAAGAAAGTCGTTAAAGAGCTCAAAGATGCTCTAAAAGGCGTTGATGAACTGATCCTGGCAACGGACGAAGACCGCGAAGGAGAGAGCATTAGTTGGCACTTGCTCCAGATTCTCAACCCCAAGGTGCCGATCAAGCGGATGGTCTTCCACGAAATCACCGAAGACGCCATCCGGGCCGCCCTCAAGAACTGCCGGACGGTGAACGATCAGCTAGTGAGAGCCCAAGAGACCCGGCGCATCCTCGATCGCCTGGTAGGCTACACCCTGTCGCCTTTGCTGTGGAAAAAGATCGCCTGGGGGCTTTCAGCGGGGCGCGTTCAGTCGGTGGCCGTGCGCCTGCTGGTCCGCCGGGAGCGGCAGCGACGCGCCTTCCGCAAGGGGGCTTACTGGGATCTCAAGGCCACGCTGGCCAAGGCCAAAAATGCTTTTGAAGCCAAGCTTGTGAGCCTGGGCGGAACGCGACTGGCGACGGGCAGCGATTTTGATCCGGATACGGGCCAGATTTTGGCAGGTCGCGAGGTCGTCTTGCTCAATGAAACCGAGGCGATCGCCCTGCGGGAGCGGCTCCAGGACAAGCCCTGGACCGTAGCCAGCATTGACGAGCGGCCCTCCACTCGCAAGCCTTCTCCGCCGTTTACGACCTCCACGCTGCAGCAGGAGGCAAACCGCAAGCTGCGCTTGTCCGCCCAGGAAACCATGCGGACGGCCCAAAGCCTCTACGAGCAGGGCTATATCACCTACATGCGGACAGACTCGGTGCACCTGTCGCAGCAGGCGATCGCCGCGGCTCGCGACTGCGTTGAGCACAAGTACGGCCCCGAGTACCTCAGCCCCGAGCCCCGGCAGTACGCCACCAAGAGCAAGGGCGCCCAAGAAGCCCACGAAGCCATTCGCCCAGCGGGCAGTCGCTTCCGCACGCCCCAGGAAACCGGTCTCAGCGGCCGCGAGCTCTCTCTCTACGACCTGATCTGGAAGCGGACCGTCGCCACCCAGATGGCCGAGGCTCGCCAAACGCACATCACCGTCAACATCGAAGTCGAAGACGCCGTGTTTCGCGCGTCAGGCAAGCGAATTGACTTTCCCGGCTTTTTCCGGGCCTACGTGGAAGGCTCCGACGATCCAGATGCGGCGATCGAAGATCAAGAAGTGATTTTGCCCAACCTCAAAAAGGGCGACCAGCCAACCTGCAAGGCCCTAGAGGCGATCGCCCACGAAACCCAGCCGCCCGCACGCTACACCGAAGCCTCCCTCGTCAAAACCCTCGAAAGCGAAGGCATCGGCCGCCCCAGCACCTACGCCAGCATCATCAGCACCATCATCGATCGCGGCTATGCGCAGCTCGTGAGCAACGCCCTCGTGCCCACCTTCACGGCCTTTGCCGTCACCTCGCTCCTCGAAAAAAGCTTCCCCGATCTCGTGGACACCAGCTTCACAGCCCGGATGGAGCGGACCCTCGACGAAATCTCCATGGGGGACGTAGAATGGCTGCCTTACCTGCGCCAGTTCTACTGCGGCGATTCGGGCCTCGAAAACCAGGTCAAGACCCGCGAAGACCAGATCGACCCCAACGAAGCGCGCACCGTCGAGCTCGACAACATTACCGACGCCAAAATCCGCATCGGGCGCTTCGGGCCCTACATCGAGGCCGAGAACGGCGATGGCATGGTCAAAGCCTCCATTCCCAAGGATTTGACCCCGGCTGACCTAGACCGGGAGCAAATCGAAGTCTTGCTGCGCCAGAAAACCGAAGGCCCTGACAAAGTCGGGCTCCATCCAGAAACCGGCGAGCCGATCTATCTATTAATTGGCTCTTATGGACCCTACGTCCAGCTTGGAGACGCCACCGAAGAGCAGCCCAAGCCCAAGCGAGCCTCTTTGCCCAAGGGGGTCAGTCCCGAGCAGGTCACTCTGGAGATGGCCGTGGGCCTGCTGTCCTTGCCGCGCACCTTGGGGACTCACCCTGAGACCGGCGCTCGAATCCAGGCCGGCCTGGGCCGCTTTGGTCCCTACGTGGTGCACGATCAGGGCAAAGAGGGCAAGGACTATCGCTCCCTCAAAGCCGGTGATGATGTCTTGAGCGTGACCCTAGAGCGCGCCATTGAGCTGCTGGCAGAGCCCAAGCGAGGACGCGGCAGCCGCAGCAGCCGGTCCAAAGCACCGCTTCGAGAACTCGGCGCTCATCCCGAGGACGGGGAAGCCATCAATGTTTATGAGGGTCCCTACGGCCACTACATCAAGCACGGCAAAACTAACGCGGGAATTCCCGAAGGCGAAACCGTCGAGTCGATCACCCTAGAGAAAGCCCTCGAGCTCCTAGCGGCCAAGGAAGGCACGAAGAAAAAGGGTACTCGCAAGAGCAGCAGCACCAAGACTGCTGGGCAGAAGACCACCAAAACTGCCGCCAAAAAAGAGTCGTCGAAGACCGGGACTAAGACCAGCACCCGGTCTTCGACCAAATCCACCCGCAAGAAGTCCTCGTCCACTAGCTAG
- a CDS encoding phage holin family protein, whose product MPRFLITWLLTAIAFMITAYIVPGFEVSGLVAGAIAAVILGLVNAVVRPLLVILTLPLTILTLGLFLLVVNALSLLIASALTPGLNINGLVPAILGSIVLTLVTSVLNQLVGTDEA is encoded by the coding sequence ATGCCACGATTTTTGATTACCTGGCTGCTGACGGCGATCGCCTTTATGATCACCGCCTACATCGTGCCCGGCTTTGAGGTCAGCGGCCTGGTCGCGGGGGCGATCGCTGCTGTCATCCTCGGCTTGGTAAACGCCGTTGTGCGTCCTTTGCTAGTCATCTTGACCTTGCCGCTGACCATTCTGACCTTGGGCCTGTTTTTGCTGGTGGTCAACGCCCTCAGCCTGCTGATCGCCAGTGCCCTGACCCCCGGCCTCAATATCAACGGGCTCGTCCCCGCGATCTTGGGCTCGATTGTCCTCACCCTGGTCACCAGCGTCCTGAACCAGCTCGTCGGCACCGACGAAGCCTAG
- a CDS encoding M48 family metallopeptidase — protein sequence MTFPRQALVGLTANQFRHPLDLEATRALQQLPGLDLAIRSLLGPVAEQFFYLDNIASSIRVGKDQLPDLHHLLLEAAAILDLEPPELYLRQHPVPNAYTFAMRGRQPFMVIHTSLLELLNPPEIQAVMAHELGHLKCDHGVYLTLANLLVLAAGQLPSWGAAIAQSLQAQMMEWLRCAEFTCDRAALLVVQDPKIVASLLMKLTGGSPSLVSKLNVDAFLAQARSYEDLSHTQLGQLLKQAHATNLTHPVPVLRAKEIDRWATSQLYQSLLQKRSMPYNGEASSKGGWRNW from the coding sequence ATGACGTTCCCAAGACAAGCACTCGTGGGTTTGACGGCGAATCAGTTTCGCCACCCTCTGGATTTGGAAGCAACCCGGGCGCTTCAGCAGCTTCCAGGACTTGATTTGGCGATCCGGAGCCTGCTTGGGCCTGTGGCAGAGCAGTTTTTCTACCTAGACAATATTGCTTCGAGTATTCGGGTGGGCAAAGATCAGTTGCCAGACTTGCACCATTTGCTGCTTGAAGCCGCTGCGATTTTGGATCTAGAGCCGCCAGAGCTGTATTTGCGACAGCATCCGGTGCCCAACGCGTACACGTTTGCCATGCGGGGTCGGCAGCCGTTTATGGTGATTCATACGTCGCTTTTGGAGTTGCTCAATCCTCCAGAAATCCAGGCGGTCATGGCTCACGAACTGGGCCATCTCAAGTGTGACCACGGGGTGTACCTGACGCTGGCCAATTTATTGGTGCTGGCGGCGGGGCAGTTGCCGAGCTGGGGAGCGGCGATCGCCCAAAGCCTCCAGGCCCAAATGATGGAATGGCTCCGGTGTGCCGAGTTTACGTGCGATCGCGCAGCCCTGCTGGTGGTCCAGGATCCCAAGATTGTGGCATCGTTGCTCATGAAGCTCACGGGCGGCTCGCCTAGCCTTGTCTCCAAGCTGAATGTGGACGCTTTTCTAGCCCAGGCTCGCTCCTATGAAGACCTCAGCCACACCCAGCTGGGCCAACTCCTCAAGCAGGCCCACGCGACCAACTTGACCCATCCCGTGCCGGTGCTGCGGGCCAAAGAAATCGATCGCTGGGCTACGAGCCAACTTTACCAATCCCTTTTACAAAAGCGTTCCATGCCCTATAATGGGGAAGCTTCATCCAAGGGCGGATGGCGAAATTGGTAG
- the cobJ gene encoding precorrin-3B C(17)-methyltransferase, whose product MFSDFQPLAAIATTPHGARRLQAIAALEEPCWVPASVSLANTQTYTGALKDHVAALWPHQRSFVFCLAVGAVVRLIAPLLRDKATDPAVVVVDEAGQYVISLCGGHQGGGDRLAQALARQLGATPILTGASNYWGLPGADVLGQPFGWGRGPGDWTGVSSAIARQARVQVIQQAGSTLWQAHLPEGHGLELVSAPGSAAEGDAPEARLRITAAAPTPADRPEAWWHPRVLWVGVGCERGTPRSLIEQAVSQTCAEHGLAEGAIAGLATLDLKADEVGLVELSRDRPWPLRCFSAEELRGVPVPTPSEVVAAEVGTPSVAEAAALVAARQAQAWLPDLPEPQLRVTKQIVRAEGVLGAVTVAIAESALEMTGRRGQLWLVGTGPGSLDQITPAAQTAITQADVVIGYSLYVDLVRPLLRTGQIVEALPITQEKQRAQRAIALAQWGLTVAVISSGDCGIYGMAGLVLEELRAGGWDGQTPRVQVFPGVTALQAAASRVGAPLMHDFCAISLSDLLTPWPVIEKRLGAAAAADFVTALYNPRSRTRTDQIVQAQQIFLAHRSPETPVALVQSAYRPEERVTLTTLGQMLEQTIDMLTVVLIGNSSGRTYEGWFITPRGYLGFDPDQVS is encoded by the coding sequence TTGTTTTCTGATTTTCAACCCCTGGCGGCGATCGCTACGACTCCCCACGGTGCCCGGCGTTTGCAGGCGATCGCGGCTTTGGAAGAGCCGTGCTGGGTCCCTGCATCGGTCTCCCTTGCCAACACCCAGACTTATACGGGCGCTCTCAAGGACCACGTGGCGGCCCTGTGGCCCCACCAGCGAAGCTTTGTGTTTTGTTTGGCAGTGGGGGCGGTGGTGCGCCTGATTGCGCCGTTGCTGCGGGACAAGGCCACCGATCCGGCGGTGGTGGTGGTGGATGAGGCGGGTCAGTACGTGATCAGCCTGTGCGGCGGGCACCAGGGCGGAGGCGATCGCCTGGCTCAGGCCCTGGCGCGCCAGCTGGGTGCGACGCCCATCTTGACGGGAGCCTCCAACTACTGGGGGCTGCCCGGAGCGGATGTGCTGGGACAGCCCTTTGGTTGGGGGCGTGGCCCCGGGGACTGGACGGGGGTCAGCAGCGCGATCGCCCGTCAGGCGCGGGTCCAGGTGATTCAGCAGGCAGGCTCGACGCTCTGGCAGGCCCACTTGCCGGAGGGCCACGGCCTAGAGTTGGTCTCGGCTCCAGGTTCAGCCGCCGAGGGAGATGCGCCAGAAGCGCGGCTGCGAATCACAGCAGCCGCACCCACCCCAGCCGACCGGCCAGAGGCCTGGTGGCATCCGCGGGTGCTGTGGGTGGGTGTGGGCTGCGAGCGGGGAACGCCGCGATCGCTGATTGAGCAGGCAGTGAGCCAAACCTGCGCAGAGCACGGACTAGCAGAAGGGGCGATCGCCGGTTTGGCGACCCTGGACCTGAAAGCCGATGAGGTGGGCTTGGTGGAGCTGAGCCGCGATCGCCCTTGGCCCCTGCGCTGCTTCTCGGCGGAGGAGCTGCGGGGGGTGCCGGTGCCGACGCCGTCGGAGGTAGTGGCGGCGGAGGTGGGGACGCCCAGCGTGGCGGAGGCGGCGGCCCTAGTGGCGGCCCGCCAAGCCCAGGCCTGGTTGCCGGACCTGCCGGAGCCGCAGCTGCGGGTCACCAAACAGATCGTGCGGGCTGAGGGGGTGCTGGGGGCGGTGACCGTGGCGATCGCCGAGTCAGCCCTGGAGATGACCGGGCGACGCGGCCAGCTGTGGCTAGTGGGCACGGGTCCAGGCAGCCTGGATCAGATCACCCCTGCTGCCCAAACGGCCATTACCCAGGCGGATGTGGTGATTGGCTATTCCCTCTACGTTGACCTGGTGCGGCCCCTGCTGCGCACCGGCCAAATTGTCGAGGCCCTGCCGATCACCCAGGAAAAGCAGCGCGCCCAGCGGGCGATCGCCCTGGCGCAGTGGGGGCTGACCGTCGCCGTGATTTCGTCGGGCGACTGCGGCATCTATGGCATGGCGGGCCTGGTCCTGGAGGAGCTGCGGGCGGGGGGCTGGGACGGCCAAACGCCCAGAGTGCAGGTGTTTCCGGGAGTGACGGCCCTGCAAGCGGCGGCCTCTCGGGTGGGTGCCCCGCTGATGCACGATTTCTGCGCCATCAGCCTGAGTGACCTGCTGACGCCTTGGCCCGTGATCGAAAAGCGTCTGGGGGCGGCGGCGGCGGCAGACTTTGTGACGGCGCTCTACAACCCGCGATCGCGCACCCGCACCGACCAAATTGTCCAGGCTCAGCAGATTTTCTTAGCCCACCGCAGCCCAGAAACTCCGGTGGCCCTGGTGCAGTCGGCCTATCGCCCCGAGGAGCGCGTCACTCTGACGACCCTGGGCCAGATGCTAGAGCAGACCATCGACATGCTGACGGTGGTTCTGATTGGCAACAGCAGCGGACGCACCTACGAGGGGTGGTTCATTACCCCTCGCGGCTACTTGGGTTTTGATCCCGATCAGGTGTCCTAG
- a CDS encoding NAD(P)H-quinone oxidoreductase subunit N — translation MDFANLAAQLNAGNILPEGIVIITLLAVLVGDLIAGRGSARWTPYLAIAGLAGSVAALVYQWNVVEPLAFLGSFNGDALSVVFRGIIALSAAVTILMSIRYVEQSGTSLAEFIAILLSATVGGMFLSAANELVMIFVSLETLSISSYLLTGYMKRDPRSNEAALKYLLIGAASSAIFLYGISLLYGLSGGETQLDLIAQKISELGQPIGLLIALVFAIAGISFKISAVPFHQWTPDVYEGSPTPVVAFLSVGSKAAGFALALRLLITSFPLLADQWHFVFTVLAILSMVLGNVVALAQTSMKRMLAYSSIAQAGFVMIGLITGTEAGYASMIFYLLVYLFMNLGGFTCVILFSLRTGTDQISEYAGLYQKDPLLTLGLSICLLSLGGIPPLAGFFGKIYLFWAGWQAGLYGLVLLGLVTSVVSIYYYIRVVKMMVVKEPQEMSEVVRNYPEIRWNLPGARPLQVGLVLSLVATSLAGILSNPLFTLANDSITRTALFQTAAVTQPEPEAEPVIQALVAPTLSPIDG, via the coding sequence ATGGACTTTGCAAATCTTGCAGCCCAGCTTAACGCCGGAAATATTTTGCCGGAAGGCATCGTCATCATCACACTGCTGGCGGTGCTGGTTGGGGATCTGATTGCGGGCAGAGGATCGGCCCGCTGGACACCCTATCTGGCCATTGCAGGCCTTGCTGGCTCTGTGGCGGCGCTGGTTTACCAGTGGAATGTCGTCGAACCCCTGGCGTTTCTGGGCAGCTTTAATGGAGACGCCCTGAGTGTGGTGTTTCGCGGCATCATCGCACTGTCAGCGGCAGTCACGATTTTGATGTCAATTCGCTACGTGGAGCAGTCTGGTACCTCCCTGGCCGAATTCATCGCAATTTTGCTGTCTGCTACGGTGGGCGGCATGTTTTTGTCCGCGGCCAACGAACTGGTCATGATCTTTGTGTCCCTGGAGACGCTCAGTATCTCGTCCTACCTGTTGACGGGCTACATGAAGCGGGACCCGCGCTCCAACGAGGCAGCCCTCAAGTACTTGCTGATCGGAGCGGCGAGTTCGGCGATTTTCCTATATGGAATTTCACTGCTCTACGGCCTGTCCGGCGGGGAAACCCAGCTTGACTTGATCGCGCAGAAGATCTCTGAACTCGGTCAGCCCATTGGCCTGCTGATTGCCTTGGTCTTTGCGATCGCCGGTATCTCCTTCAAAATCTCGGCGGTGCCCTTCCACCAGTGGACGCCCGACGTTTACGAAGGCTCTCCCACCCCGGTGGTGGCCTTTTTGTCCGTTGGCTCTAAGGCGGCAGGATTCGCCTTGGCCCTGCGCTTGCTGATCACCTCTTTCCCCTTGCTGGCCGATCAGTGGCACTTCGTCTTCACGGTGCTGGCCATCCTCAGCATGGTGCTCGGCAACGTGGTGGCCTTGGCCCAGACCAGCATGAAGCGAATGCTGGCCTACTCCTCCATTGCCCAAGCGGGCTTTGTGATGATTGGCTTGATCACTGGGACTGAGGCGGGCTACGCCAGCATGATTTTCTATCTGCTGGTTTACCTGTTTATGAACCTGGGCGGTTTCACCTGCGTGATTCTGTTCTCGCTGCGCACCGGGACGGACCAAATCAGCGAGTATGCGGGCCTCTATCAGAAAGATCCGCTGCTCACCCTGGGCCTGAGCATCTGCCTGCTCTCTTTGGGCGGCATTCCGCCTCTGGCTGGCTTCTTTGGCAAAATCTACCTGTTCTGGGCCGGTTGGCAAGCAGGCCTTTACGGCTTGGTCTTGCTGGGTCTGGTGACCAGCGTGGTCTCCATCTACTACTACATCCGCGTGGTGAAGATGATGGTGGTCAAGGAGCCCCAGGAAATGTCTGAGGTGGTGCGTAACTACCCAGAGATTCGCTGGAACCTGCCCGGCGCAAGACCGCTGCAAGTGGGCCTAGTGCTGTCCTTGGTGGCTACCTCCCTGGCGGGCATCTTGTCCAATCCCCTCTTCACTTTGGCCAACGATTCGATCACCCGGACGGCGCTGTTTCAGACTGCTGCTGTGACTCAGCCGGAGCCTGAGGCCGAGCCGGTTATCCAGGCGCTGGTCGCTCCGACCCTCAGCCCGATCGATGGCTAA
- a CDS encoding pentapeptide repeat-containing protein → MLSRLLSRFFRRFLSPALQSSIFEPLLPKGAAIALIAALFWLAAAPAQADWQHPMSYSNAELTGRDFSGQTLQAFEFSNANLERANFEGADVRGGVFSASVLTDANLQGANLTNALMDQANLTRADLRGAILSEAILLGSTFAETAIAGADFSDAILDGAQIKALCQRAEGVNPVTGLSTRESLGCR, encoded by the coding sequence ATGCTTTCTCGGCTGCTTTCGCGATTTTTCCGCCGTTTTCTCTCCCCAGCGCTCCAAAGCTCCATTTTTGAGCCCCTACTGCCCAAAGGGGCCGCGATCGCCCTGATTGCGGCCTTGTTCTGGCTGGCTGCGGCCCCGGCCCAGGCCGACTGGCAACACCCCATGTCCTACAGCAACGCCGAGCTGACCGGGCGGGATTTCTCGGGCCAGACCCTCCAGGCCTTCGAGTTTTCCAATGCGAACCTGGAGCGCGCCAACTTTGAGGGAGCCGACGTGCGGGGTGGCGTCTTCAGCGCCTCGGTCCTCACCGACGCCAACTTGCAGGGTGCAAACCTGACCAATGCCTTGATGGATCAGGCGAATCTAACGCGGGCGGATTTGCGCGGGGCGATTTTGAGCGAGGCCATTTTATTGGGCTCGACCTTCGCGGAGACGGCGATCGCCGGTGCAGACTTTAGCGATGCGATCCTCGATGGTGCCCAGATCAAGGCCCTGTGTCAGCGGGCCGAAGGAGTGAACCCCGTCACTGGCCTGTCGACCCGCGAATCCCTGGGCTGCCGCTAG
- the ald gene encoding alanine dehydrogenase: MEIGVPKEIKDQEFRVGLSPVSVRVLVENNHQVFVQTGAGVGSGFSDGEYKQAGAQIVEDARAAWDHEMVVKVKEPLPAEYEFLKPNQLLFTYLHLAADRRLTEALLTSGITAIAYETVELPDGRLPLLMPMSVIAGRLAVQFGARFLERQEGGRGVLLGGVPGVRPANVLVLGGGVVGTEAARIAVGMGAHVQIVDINVDRLTYLETLFGSRVDLLYSNSAQIEAATADADLLIGAVLLPARRPPTLVPRSLVRRMRPGSVIVDVAVDQGGCVETLRPTSHTEPTYVEEGVVHYGVPNMPGAVPWTATQALNNSTFPYVLKLANQGLGALSTDKALAGGLNVKNYRLMHPALQQVFPDLAA; encoded by the coding sequence ATGGAAATCGGCGTTCCCAAAGAAATTAAGGATCAAGAGTTTCGAGTGGGCTTGAGCCCGGTGAGTGTGCGGGTCCTGGTTGAAAACAATCACCAAGTTTTTGTACAGACTGGTGCCGGAGTGGGATCGGGCTTTTCGGATGGGGAGTACAAACAGGCGGGTGCTCAAATTGTTGAGGATGCTAGGGCGGCCTGGGACCACGAAATGGTGGTCAAAGTAAAGGAGCCGCTGCCCGCAGAGTATGAATTTCTCAAGCCCAATCAACTGCTGTTTACCTACTTGCACCTGGCAGCCGATCGCCGCCTGACAGAAGCGCTGCTAACGTCGGGGATAACGGCGATCGCCTATGAAACTGTCGAGCTTCCCGATGGGCGCCTGCCTCTGCTGATGCCCATGAGCGTGATTGCAGGCCGCTTGGCTGTGCAGTTTGGCGCGCGATTCCTAGAGCGCCAAGAAGGTGGCCGAGGCGTACTGCTGGGCGGTGTGCCAGGGGTTCGCCCGGCCAATGTGCTGGTCTTGGGGGGTGGCGTTGTGGGGACGGAGGCGGCCCGAATTGCCGTAGGCATGGGGGCTCACGTGCAGATCGTCGACATCAATGTGGACCGACTGACCTATTTGGAAACGCTGTTTGGTTCGCGGGTGGATCTGCTCTACAGCAATTCTGCGCAAATTGAGGCAGCCACAGCCGATGCGGATCTGCTGATTGGGGCAGTGCTGCTGCCGGCCCGCCGCCCGCCCACTTTGGTGCCGCGATCGCTCGTTCGCCGGATGCGGCCGGGGTCTGTCATTGTCGACGTTGCCGTGGACCAGGGCGGCTGCGTGGAGACCCTGCGCCCCACGTCCCACACGGAGCCAACCTACGTCGAGGAAGGGGTCGTTCACTACGGCGTTCCCAATATGCCTGGCGCTGTGCCCTGGACTGCGACCCAGGCGCTCAACAACAGCACGTTCCCCTACGTTTTGAAGCTGGCCAATCAGGGGCTGGGCGCTCTGTCTACGGACAAAGCCCTCGCTGGTGGCCTAAACGTGAAGAACTATCGGCTGATGCATCCAGCGCTCCAGCAAGTTTTTCCGGACTTGGCCGCTTAG